From a single Syntrophobacterales bacterium genomic region:
- the dksA gene encoding RNA polymerase-binding protein DksA — MKKTLSPEKYEFFRQFLTGKINELLSEAGKTVSEMTNGLRENYPDPNDRASLESDRNFELRIRDRERKLIIKMQEAIKRIDDGTFGLCELCGGPISEKRLMVRPVTTLCINCKTKQEKVEKLERE, encoded by the coding sequence CTGAAAAAAACGTTATCACCTGAAAAATATGAGTTCTTTCGTCAATTCTTGACAGGCAAGATCAATGAGCTCCTGTCCGAAGCGGGGAAGACCGTGTCGGAAATGACAAACGGTTTGCGGGAAAACTATCCCGACCCTAACGACCGCGCTTCGCTGGAGTCGGATCGCAATTTTGAGCTGCGCATCCGTGACCGGGAGAGAAAACTGATCATCAAGATGCAAGAGGCAATCAAGAGAATCGACGACGGCACCTTTGGATTATGTGAGCTTTGCGGCGGTCCGATCTCGGAAAAAAGGCTGATGGTAAGGCCGGTTACCACCCTGTGCATCAACTGCAAAACGAAACAGGAAAAGGTTGAAAAACTCGAAAGGGAGTAG
- the priA gene encoding primosomal protein N', whose product MFARVVIPIPSTKTFIYAIPPESAQFAALGKRVVVPFGAKRLTGWIVELPADASAIKNIKEIINMPDNAPLFSEEDLAFFEWIASYYLHPLGMVLAEALPSGINTISQNRIRLAADAVNGGKNLSRIQETLLELLAATPNGMSLPSLCRKAGEKVLHREILALEGMGLITSAEVAGRPGILAKQEKWLGIAHPPPANLKMTEKQATLLTLLKEKAEMPVSALEVRLRSSSFLGALAARGVIRLYKKEVFREYLHAEELPEDKGKIILNNDQSAALAEISKGLNSRQFSPYLLHGVTGSGKTEIYLRAMEEVLQSKGSALYLVPEIALTAQLIRRVQGHFPDEKIAVLHSGIPNNTRYDQWRKIKSGEIRLIVGARSAIFAPAGDLRLIVVDEEHDPSYKQDDRLHYNGRDLALYRGKKAGAVVLLGSATPGIQTYFYAQAGIYRYLSLPGRVNSRPLPRVEIVDMRNERDSGGRMPIFSRRLILALGETLSAKKQALIFLNRRGFHTYVFCQACGHVFKCPACDLALTYHASQDVLKCHHCDFTSKKQRTCPACGSERIHSQGAGTERVEEEIKRLFPAAAIARIDSDTASRKGASEKTLAAFAKGEIDILVGTQIITKGHDFPGITLVGVIAADSSLNVPDFRAAERTFQILSQVAGRGGRGDQPGIVVVQTFTPYHHSIMRAQKHDYPGFYNNELPTRRELNYPPYSRLIGLHFSSLNEDKGKKTVARIGTAARKLAQSFAAGKADIIGPAESPLHRLRGRYRWQMLVRGKEGGILRQLAQKLLDEVKGEGIEIRIDVDPVHFM is encoded by the coding sequence ATGTTCGCCAGGGTTGTCATACCCATTCCCTCCACAAAAACGTTTATCTATGCCATTCCCCCAGAGTCAGCCCAGTTTGCCGCCCTCGGCAAAAGGGTGGTTGTACCCTTCGGGGCAAAACGCCTTACCGGGTGGATTGTCGAACTTCCGGCAGATGCATCCGCTATAAAAAATATTAAAGAAATTATAAACATGCCGGATAACGCCCCCCTCTTTTCCGAAGAGGATCTGGCCTTTTTTGAATGGATCGCCAGCTATTATCTTCATCCCCTGGGGATGGTCTTGGCGGAGGCGCTTCCCAGCGGAATCAACACGATCAGTCAAAACCGGATTCGCCTTGCCGCCGACGCCGTAAACGGCGGAAAAAACCTTTCCAGAATTCAGGAAACCCTGCTGGAACTGCTCGCTGCCACTCCCAATGGCATGTCGCTGCCCAGTCTTTGCCGAAAAGCGGGGGAAAAAGTCCTCCACCGGGAAATCCTGGCTCTTGAAGGGATGGGGCTCATCACCTCCGCCGAGGTTGCCGGCCGCCCGGGCATCCTTGCGAAACAGGAAAAATGGCTCGGAATCGCCCACCCCCCTCCGGCCAACCTGAAAATGACGGAAAAGCAGGCAACCCTCCTGACGCTGCTGAAAGAAAAGGCGGAAATGCCGGTCTCCGCCCTTGAAGTGCGGCTGCGCAGTTCTTCCTTTCTCGGCGCTCTGGCCGCCCGGGGGGTTATCCGCCTTTATAAAAAAGAGGTTTTCCGGGAATATCTTCATGCAGAAGAACTTCCTGAAGACAAGGGCAAAATTATCCTCAATAACGACCAGTCCGCGGCGCTCGCCGAGATAAGCAAGGGGCTCAACTCCCGACAATTTTCTCCGTATCTGCTGCACGGGGTTACGGGAAGCGGAAAAACGGAAATTTATCTGCGCGCCATGGAAGAAGTCCTCCAAAGCAAGGGAAGCGCTCTCTACCTTGTCCCGGAGATTGCCCTGACCGCCCAGCTTATCCGCCGCGTCCAAGGCCATTTTCCGGACGAAAAGATTGCCGTTCTGCACAGCGGAATTCCCAACAATACCCGCTATGATCAGTGGCGAAAGATAAAAAGCGGGGAAATACGGCTGATTGTCGGCGCCCGTTCGGCAATCTTTGCCCCGGCCGGGGACCTGCGCCTGATTGTCGTTGACGAGGAACACGACCCCTCCTACAAGCAGGATGACCGCCTGCATTATAACGGCCGCGACCTCGCCTTGTACCGCGGGAAAAAAGCCGGCGCCGTTGTTCTCCTGGGATCGGCAACACCCGGAATACAGACATATTTTTACGCACAGGCCGGAATTTACCGGTATTTATCGCTTCCCGGCCGGGTAAACTCGCGCCCCCTCCCCCGGGTGGAAATTGTTGATATGAGAAACGAACGGGACAGCGGTGGACGTATGCCGATCTTTTCCCGTCGACTGATTTTGGCCCTGGGAGAAACCCTTTCCGCAAAAAAACAGGCCCTCATTTTCCTCAACCGGAGAGGCTTTCACACCTATGTCTTCTGCCAGGCCTGCGGCCACGTCTTTAAATGCCCGGCCTGCGATCTGGCCTTGACCTATCACGCGTCCCAGGATGTCCTCAAATGCCATCACTGCGATTTTACATCAAAAAAACAAAGAACTTGCCCAGCCTGCGGTTCTGAACGAATCCACAGCCAGGGCGCCGGAACCGAGCGTGTCGAGGAGGAGATCAAAAGACTGTTCCCGGCTGCCGCTATTGCCCGGATAGACAGCGATACAGCCTCCCGCAAGGGCGCATCCGAAAAAACCCTCGCCGCCTTTGCCAAGGGAGAAATCGATATCCTGGTGGGAACGCAGATAATAACCAAAGGCCATGACTTTCCCGGCATAACCCTGGTGGGCGTCATTGCCGCCGATTCATCCCTGAATGTCCCGGATTTCCGGGCCGCGGAGCGAACCTTCCAGATTCTTTCCCAGGTTGCCGGCCGGGGCGGACGGGGCGATCAGCCGGGGATAGTCGTTGTCCAGACGTTCACCCCTTACCACCACTCCATCATGAGGGCCCAGAAGCACGATTACCCCGGATTTTACAATAATGAACTGCCGACTCGCCGGGAGCTGAATTATCCGCCCTATTCCCGTCTGATTGGCCTCCATTTTTCGAGTCTCAACGAGGATAAAGGGAAAAAAACCGTCGCCCGCATCGGAACGGCGGCCCGCAAGCTGGCACAGAGCTTCGCCGCCGGCAAGGCGGACATCATCGGCCCGGCGGAATCTCCGCTGCACCGACTCCGGGGAAGGTACCGCTGGCAGATGCTCGTGCGGGGCAAGGAGGGAGGCATCCTCCGTCAGCTTGCCCAAAAACTCCTGGATGAGGTAAAGGGGGAAGGTATCGAAATCAGGATAGACGTAGATCCTGTCCATTTTATGTAG
- a CDS encoding MBL fold metallo-hydrolase — translation MFIEQRQVGHIGVFAYLVGDEASGEALVIDPAADTEGIIGLAAKHNVRISAIVNTHGHVDHIGGNADMKRITGAKIIIHEDDADMLIHTPAELLRMFDAQPSPPADQTVADGDIIQVGGIKLRVIHTPGHSPGSMVLFVDGYAFTGDTLFVEAVGRTDLPGGSWDTMFASIQNKLLILPDETVVFPGHNYGSSPSSTIGHEKKYNPFLRDF, via the coding sequence ATGTTTATCGAACAACGGCAGGTCGGGCATATAGGGGTTTTCGCGTACCTTGTGGGAGACGAAGCTTCCGGGGAAGCGCTGGTAATAGATCCCGCGGCCGATACGGAAGGAATAATCGGCCTGGCGGCGAAACACAACGTCCGGATCAGCGCTATAGTCAATACGCACGGCCACGTGGATCATATCGGCGGCAATGCGGACATGAAAAGGATAACCGGCGCAAAAATCATCATCCACGAGGACGATGCGGATATGCTTATTCACACCCCGGCAGAGCTGCTGCGAATGTTTGACGCCCAACCATCGCCTCCCGCGGACCAGACGGTTGCCGATGGCGACATAATCCAGGTTGGGGGGATAAAGCTCCGGGTTATCCACACCCCCGGCCATTCTCCGGGAAGCATGGTTCTGTTTGTCGATGGATACGCCTTTACCGGCGACACATTGTTTGTCGAGGCTGTCGGCCGGACCGACCTTCCTGGCGGTTCCTGGGATACAATGTTCGCTTCCATCCAAAATAAACTGCTCATCCTTCCTGATGAAACCGTGGTGTTTCCCGGCCATAATTATGGAAGTTCCCCTAGCTCGACGATTGGTCATGAAAAAAAATACAACCCCTTTCTGCGTGATTTTTAA
- the rsmB gene encoding 16S rRNA (cytosine(967)-C(5))-methyltransferase RsmB: protein MTENVKKALSARGIAVEILNRIELKGAYAEPLLDAYLSGNNNINRQDKGLITELVYGVLRNRNKLDWAIAEIYTGNFDSLEIPVRNILRTGVYQLLATDRIPPFAAVNEAVAIARNIRPQAAGLVNAILRNLIRKKERIVWPEIAGDLISAISVLYSHPAWMVERWQKLYGTEETIAICRANNEIPPLTIRVNTLKISRDEMISALKKDGVAAKSAPFSPEGIIIYDNYSGLRETDAFRQGMIRVQDEASQLIAHLLDPEPGERTLDFCAGAGGKTLHIAALMQNRGEITAVDKNRAKLDQLVAETRRLGVTIVRIVQGDGAKKNAATDKIFDKVLVDAPCSGLGTLRRNPEIRWRLTRRDISALQQTQKSLLKNAAEYVRSGGRLVYCVCTTTQEETEEIVAGFLKSDKRFKLSSPINLPSEIITAAGFLRTFPHRHFLDGFFGAVFVRNS, encoded by the coding sequence ATGACGGAAAATGTAAAAAAAGCCCTGTCGGCGCGCGGCATTGCCGTGGAAATCCTCAACCGCATAGAACTGAAAGGCGCCTATGCGGAACCGCTTCTTGACGCCTATCTGTCCGGAAATAACAACATAAACCGGCAAGACAAGGGGCTTATAACCGAGCTGGTCTATGGCGTCCTGAGAAACAGAAACAAACTGGACTGGGCAATAGCAGAAATATACACGGGAAATTTTGATTCGCTGGAAATACCGGTCCGCAACATCCTCCGGACAGGGGTGTATCAGCTCCTCGCTACCGACCGGATTCCCCCTTTTGCCGCGGTCAATGAGGCCGTCGCGATAGCGCGAAATATCCGCCCCCAGGCGGCTGGTCTTGTAAACGCCATATTGCGCAACCTTATCAGAAAGAAGGAGCGGATTGTCTGGCCGGAGATCGCCGGAGATCTCATAAGTGCGATCAGCGTCCTTTATTCGCACCCGGCCTGGATGGTGGAACGCTGGCAGAAGCTGTACGGGACAGAGGAGACCATCGCCATCTGCCGGGCCAACAACGAGATTCCACCCTTGACCATCCGGGTAAACACACTGAAAATATCAAGAGATGAGATGATTTCCGCGCTGAAAAAAGATGGCGTTGCCGCTAAATCTGCGCCGTTTTCCCCGGAAGGGATTATAATTTACGATAATTACTCAGGGCTCCGCGAGACAGACGCCTTTCGCCAGGGAATGATCCGGGTGCAGGATGAGGCATCCCAGCTTATCGCCCATCTCCTCGATCCTGAACCAGGCGAGCGGACGCTTGATTTCTGCGCCGGTGCGGGAGGAAAAACACTCCATATTGCGGCACTTATGCAAAACAGGGGGGAAATAACCGCGGTCGATAAAAATCGCGCCAAACTTGACCAGCTTGTGGCGGAAACAAGACGGCTTGGCGTAACGATTGTTCGGATCGTTCAGGGAGATGGCGCCAAAAAGAATGCGGCCACCGACAAAATTTTCGACAAGGTTCTGGTTGACGCCCCCTGCTCCGGACTCGGGACGCTGCGCAGAAACCCCGAGATTCGCTGGCGTCTTACCCGCCGGGATATCTCGGCATTACAGCAGACGCAAAAGAGTTTGCTGAAAAATGCCGCCGAGTACGTCCGCTCCGGCGGCAGGCTCGTTTACTGTGTCTGTACAACAACTCAGGAAGAAACAGAGGAAATCGTCGCCGGTTTCCTCAAATCCGATAAGCGCTTTAAGCTGAGCAGCCCTATAAATCTCCCCTCCGAGATAATAACGGCGGCAGGCTTTTTGCGCACGTTTCCGCACCGTCACTTTCTGGACGGCTTTTTCGGCGCTGTTTTTGTCCGGAACAGCTAA
- a CDS encoding DUF3568 domain-containing protein: MRKTEKWLSSLAALAFLLAGCAAALVGGAAIGAGSGTYFFINGELKTDYYQSFDDVWKASEKTVADMRGVDVIPEKEIGKGKITTQINGEKVDISVSYKAKNVTTVAIRVGLVGHKLSSQLIHDKIGDNLSRK; encoded by the coding sequence ATGCGGAAAACGGAAAAATGGCTTTCATCTTTGGCGGCGCTGGCATTTTTACTCGCGGGCTGTGCGGCGGCGCTGGTTGGCGGGGCGGCGATAGGGGCCGGTTCCGGAACGTACTTTTTTATTAATGGCGAGCTGAAAACCGATTACTACCAATCATTCGATGATGTTTGGAAGGCTTCCGAAAAAACGGTGGCGGATATGCGGGGCGTGGATGTGATCCCCGAAAAGGAGATCGGCAAAGGGAAGATCACCACCCAGATAAATGGAGAAAAAGTCGACATATCTGTGTCCTATAAGGCAAAAAACGTGACCACCGTTGCAATCAGGGTGGGACTTGTCGGACACAAGCTCTCTTCCCAGTTGATTCACGACAAGATCGGGGATAATCTTTCCCGAAAATAG
- a CDS encoding ComF family protein, translating into MNILAGIADIIFPPCCVVCGELLQRHSSLALCKNCLQGISFIVSPLCPRCGMPFPAEEGGDHLCGQCLLEEKPYALARSVGRYEGTILTAIHKFKYHGKTGIGKALGGIMADFASGIWEMGTFDLIIPVPLHIKRLRERGFNQAVILARALSNRFHVPLDFSSLKRTRFTPPQVGLGRKERLANVKGAFSITTPRKIAGKKILLIDDVYTTGSTLVECSRVLLDANAEAVAILTAARATGEHTAQKEKI; encoded by the coding sequence TTGAATATTCTTGCCGGGATTGCGGACATTATTTTCCCGCCTTGCTGTGTCGTTTGTGGAGAGCTTCTGCAGCGGCATTCTTCGCTTGCTCTCTGCAAAAACTGTCTGCAAGGAATCAGCTTTATTGTCTCGCCGCTTTGCCCTCGCTGCGGGATGCCTTTTCCCGCGGAAGAGGGCGGCGATCACCTCTGCGGCCAGTGCCTGCTGGAGGAAAAACCATACGCGCTCGCCCGTTCCGTCGGAAGGTATGAAGGCACAATCCTTACCGCCATTCACAAATTCAAGTACCACGGCAAAACCGGAATCGGCAAGGCGCTGGGAGGCATCATGGCCGATTTCGCCTCCGGGATCTGGGAAATGGGAACATTCGACCTGATCATCCCGGTTCCCCTGCACATCAAAAGACTGCGGGAAAGGGGATTCAACCAGGCTGTAATCCTGGCACGCGCATTGTCCAACCGTTTCCATGTCCCGCTTGACTTTTCATCTTTGAAAAGGACCCGGTTTACGCCGCCGCAGGTCGGCCTGGGCAGAAAGGAACGTTTGGCAAATGTCAAGGGCGCGTTCTCAATAACAACCCCCCGCAAAATAGCCGGTAAGAAGATATTGTTGATTGACGATGTTTACACAACGGGCAGCACGCTTGTCGAATGCTCCCGCGTTCTGCTTGACGCCAATGCCGAGGCGGTGGCAATTTTGACGGCGGCCCGGGCAACCGGAGAACATACTGCCCAGAAGGAGAAAATATGA
- the dnaJ gene encoding molecular chaperone DnaJ produces the protein MATKRCYYEILGVDRNADADQIKQSYRKIAMQCHPDRNPGNKDAEDLFKEAAEAYEVLSDQEKRELYNRYGHEGLNGAGYQGFSGFEDIFSSFGDVFGDVFGFNTGRSRARTSARVGADLRYDLQISFMDAALGINTEIELDKYAACPECRGSGCAPGSAPQTCNRCNGRGQVTQSSGFFSISTTCPQCNGRGTIIAAACKKCSGTGRVIITKTVQLKIPAGVETGSRLRLRGEGGKGENGGPSGDLYVFIEVKPHELFERKEDDIYCHIPITFAEAVLGGNIEVPTLTGKEKIKIPKGTPNGKVFRLKGKGIPHLRNYGRGDQLIETVISVPEVITKKQEELLREFERLGRNN, from the coding sequence ATGGCTACGAAACGTTGTTACTACGAGATTCTCGGCGTTGACAGAAACGCCGATGCGGACCAGATCAAACAAAGCTATCGCAAAATTGCCATGCAGTGCCACCCGGACCGAAATCCGGGCAACAAGGACGCTGAGGATCTGTTCAAAGAGGCTGCCGAGGCGTACGAGGTGTTGAGCGATCAGGAAAAACGGGAGCTCTATAACCGTTACGGACATGAGGGTCTAAACGGTGCCGGATATCAGGGATTTTCTGGATTTGAGGACATTTTTTCCAGCTTCGGGGATGTCTTCGGGGATGTTTTCGGCTTCAATACAGGGCGCTCCCGTGCGCGCACATCAGCCAGGGTGGGTGCGGATTTACGGTATGACTTGCAGATATCTTTCATGGATGCAGCGCTCGGAATAAACACCGAGATTGAACTGGACAAATATGCGGCTTGTCCGGAATGCCGCGGATCAGGATGCGCCCCGGGATCCGCCCCGCAGACATGCAACCGCTGCAACGGACGAGGGCAGGTGACGCAGTCGAGCGGTTTTTTCAGCATCAGTACAACCTGTCCGCAATGCAATGGCAGAGGAACCATAATCGCCGCCGCCTGCAAAAAGTGTTCGGGGACGGGCAGGGTGATCATTACTAAAACAGTTCAGCTCAAGATACCGGCGGGGGTGGAAACCGGCTCCCGACTCCGCCTGCGCGGCGAGGGGGGGAAAGGCGAAAATGGAGGGCCCAGCGGAGATTTATACGTTTTCATAGAGGTGAAACCTCACGAACTCTTTGAGCGAAAAGAGGACGACATCTATTGCCATATCCCCATCACCTTTGCCGAGGCTGTTCTCGGGGGAAATATCGAAGTGCCAACCCTGACAGGGAAGGAAAAAATTAAAATACCGAAAGGAACGCCGAACGGCAAGGTGTTTCGTCTGAAAGGAAAGGGCATCCCCCATTTACGCAATTACGGCCGAGGGGATCAGCTCATAGAAACGGTGATCAGCGTTCCGGAAGTCATAACCAAGAAGCAGGAGGAACTCCTGCGCGAATTCGAGCGACTTGGCAGGAACAATTAA
- the rsfS gene encoding ribosome silencing factor, translating to MFIWGGNLSEKQKSDSQERLLFFINALLEKKALNPVVLDVKEISAFADWFIICSGASDRQVRAIAAAIQENVKKVGLLPLGVEGESEGKWILLDYADVIVHVFIESIRGFYDLERLWAEAPRMAIPKDATFLASLPKAI from the coding sequence ATGTTTATATGGGGAGGAAATTTGTCGGAAAAGCAAAAAAGTGATTCACAGGAAAGGTTATTGTTCTTCATTAACGCCCTGTTGGAGAAAAAGGCATTAAACCCGGTTGTGCTCGATGTAAAAGAAATATCAGCTTTTGCCGATTGGTTTATTATTTGCAGCGGGGCATCCGACCGGCAGGTCAGGGCAATCGCCGCTGCCATCCAGGAAAATGTAAAAAAAGTCGGCCTGCTTCCGCTGGGGGTTGAAGGCGAATCGGAAGGAAAATGGATACTTCTCGACTACGCTGACGTCATTGTGCATGTCTTTATCGAATCAATCCGCGGCTTTTACGATCTGGAGCGATTATGGGCGGAAGCCCCCCGAATGGCGATCCCAAAGGACGCAACTTTCCTGGCTTCGCTGCCGAAAGCAATATAA
- a CDS encoding phosphoribosylaminoimidazolesuccinocarboxamide synthase, with translation MNSQGIMKTDFPGMKLSGTGKVRDIYDLNTNLLIVTTDRISAFDHIMPNPVPGKGEVLTKMSAFWFKKTEDIIANHLLSTNPDDYPEECAPYKDILKGRSMLVKKAKPLLVECVVRGYLSGSGWKDYQSGKTVSGIMLPAGLKESSRLPEPIFTPSTKAPDGEHDMPIDRMGMEKLIGAEMTAKIVRTSLAIYAKAVAIADYAGIIIADTKMEFGILNGELILIDELLTPDSSRFWPKDDYEAGRPQKSFDKQFLRDYLLSIGWNQKPPAPELPAAIVAKTADKYREALNRLTR, from the coding sequence ATGAACAGCCAAGGAATCATGAAAACGGATTTTCCGGGAATGAAGCTCTCCGGCACGGGCAAGGTGCGCGACATATATGACCTGAATACGAACCTTTTGATTGTTACAACGGATCGGATATCCGCCTTTGACCATATTATGCCGAACCCCGTCCCGGGTAAGGGGGAGGTGCTGACAAAGATGTCCGCCTTCTGGTTCAAAAAAACGGAGGATATCATCGCCAATCATCTGCTTTCGACGAACCCTGATGATTATCCCGAGGAGTGCGCCCCCTATAAGGACATACTGAAAGGCCGGAGCATGCTGGTCAAAAAGGCAAAGCCCTTGCTGGTTGAATGCGTTGTCCGCGGCTATTTGAGCGGCTCCGGATGGAAGGATTACCAAAGCGGCAAGACTGTTTCCGGCATAATGCTGCCGGCGGGGCTCAAGGAATCGTCCCGGCTGCCGGAACCCATTTTCACCCCCTCGACAAAGGCGCCGGACGGAGAGCACGATATGCCCATCGATCGCATGGGGATGGAAAAGCTGATCGGGGCGGAAATGACGGCAAAAATCGTCCGTACGAGCCTTGCCATCTATGCAAAGGCCGTCGCTATTGCGGATTATGCGGGGATTATCATTGCCGATACAAAGATGGAATTCGGCATCCTGAACGGGGAGCTTATCCTGATAGACGAACTCCTCACGCCTGATTCTTCCCGTTTCTGGCCAAAGGATGACTACGAAGCGGGACGTCCGCAGAAGAGCTTCGACAAACAATTTCTGCGTGATTATCTGCTGTCGATCGGCTGGAACCAGAAACCGCCTGCCCCGGAACTGCCCGCCGCTATCGTCGCCAAGACGGCCGACAAATACCGGGAGGCGTTAAATCGCTTGACAAGATAA
- the rfaE2 gene encoding D-glycero-beta-D-manno-heptose 1-phosphate adenylyltransferase produces MKNILSREELRETVERLRKKGGKIVFTNGCFDILHAGHVRYLKQAKAAGDILVLGLNSDSSVRKIKGEKRPIVPQEERAEVVASLRSVDYVTIFEETTPLKLIELLKPDVLVKGADWSEKDIAGRDSVLSWGGRIELIPVVEGASTTNIIGKICLAYGQR; encoded by the coding sequence ATGAAAAATATCCTGTCCCGGGAAGAGTTGCGGGAAACCGTGGAGCGTCTGCGGAAAAAAGGCGGCAAGATCGTCTTTACAAACGGATGTTTCGACATACTCCACGCCGGACACGTCCGGTATCTCAAGCAGGCAAAGGCAGCCGGGGATATTCTTGTTCTGGGGCTCAACAGCGACTCCTCCGTCCGCAAAATCAAGGGAGAAAAGCGCCCGATCGTGCCTCAGGAAGAGAGGGCGGAGGTTGTAGCCTCCCTCCGGTCGGTGGATTACGTAACAATCTTCGAGGAAACGACACCCCTCAAGCTGATAGAGCTTCTCAAGCCTGACGTCCTCGTCAAAGGCGCCGACTGGAGTGAAAAAGACATTGCGGGCCGGGATTCAGTCCTGTCGTGGGGGGGACGGATCGAGCTGATCCCAGTTGTGGAAGGCGCCTCCACGACAAACATTATCGGAAAGATCTGCCTTGCGTACGGGCAAAGATAG
- the fmt gene encoding methionyl-tRNA formyltransferase produces MEKTGIVFMGTSTFAVPALTGLVEAGWPIIAVVTPPDRPQGRGRITAPPPLKITAGELGLPLIQTKNVKDKSFLETFKSLAPEMAIVAAFGQILPKPILYDTPRGCINIHPSLLPKYRGAAPINWTIINGEKTTGVTIMKLDTGIDSGDILLQEETPIGENENFGELHRRLAEMGAKLLLKTISLSLTGNLHPQRQDHSLATFAPPLGRELGLINWEDDCQKIARLIRGLSPTPCAYTFFHQKKLKIFSATAKTAPTSEAPGVIIGKRDGALCIAAANGCVYLTDLQLEGKKRMSSEDFLRGAPVSAGEKIGRA; encoded by the coding sequence ATGGAAAAAACCGGAATCGTTTTCATGGGCACGTCAACCTTTGCAGTGCCGGCCCTGACCGGGCTCGTTGAGGCAGGATGGCCGATTATTGCCGTCGTCACACCACCGGACCGCCCACAGGGCCGGGGAAGGATAACCGCGCCGCCGCCCTTGAAAATAACTGCCGGGGAGCTGGGGCTTCCCCTCATCCAAACTAAAAACGTCAAAGACAAAAGCTTTCTGGAAACATTTAAAAGTCTGGCGCCGGAAATGGCCATTGTCGCCGCCTTTGGACAAATCCTTCCCAAACCGATACTTTACGACACGCCCAGGGGATGCATCAATATCCACCCCTCGCTCCTTCCCAAGTACCGGGGAGCAGCGCCGATCAACTGGACTATCATCAACGGAGAAAAAACGACCGGCGTTACCATTATGAAGCTGGACACCGGGATTGACTCCGGCGATATCCTGCTGCAGGAGGAAACCCCCATCGGCGAGAATGAAAACTTTGGCGAGCTGCACCGCCGCCTGGCGGAAATGGGAGCAAAATTACTATTAAAAACAATATCATTGTCACTCACGGGAAATCTTCATCCGCAACGCCAGGATCACTCGCTTGCCACCTTTGCCCCGCCGCTGGGCCGCGAACTCGGCCTGATCAATTGGGAAGATGACTGCCAGAAAATCGCGAGACTTATCCGCGGGCTCTCCCCCACCCCTTGCGCCTACACCTTTTTTCATCAGAAAAAACTCAAGATCTTTTCCGCGACGGCGAAGACTGCCCCGACCTCAGAGGCGCCGGGGGTAATAATCGGCAAGAGAGATGGCGCCCTCTGCATCGCCGCGGCAAACGGCTGCGTTTATCTCACCGATTTGCAGCTCGAAGGGAAAAAGCGAATGAGCAGCGAGGATTTTCTACGAGGAGCGCCTGTTTCGGCAGGAGAAAAGATCGGCCGGGCATGA